The Bradyrhizobium guangxiense genomic sequence CTGCACCATGCCGGCATTGGTGAACATCAACGTCGGATCGTTGCGCGGCACCAATGGCGAGGACGGCACGATCTCGTGGCCGTTCTCGGCAAAGAAGTTCAGAAAGGTCGACCTGATCTCGTTGACGCCGCTCATGTTCATCCAATCGGGTGTGCTGGAGCATGATCCGGAAAAGTGCGAAGCGGTTTTCCGAAAAGATCATGCTCAAACAAAGAGCTAAAGCGCGATGACGCGCTTTAGAACCCGCTTCTCGCCATCCAAACCGTAACGTTAAGGCTGATATCTGCGGGCCAAAGCGCTTTTAGACAAGGCCAGCTTCGCTGTCCAGAAACTGTGCAAGGAGATCAGAGGGTTGCCGCAGGCGCGTCATCCCCTTGCAATCCCGTTGGATAGGGCGCGCGGACGCGTTGACAGGCTTGGCCCCGCTGTGGTCTGTACCCATCTGTATCGTACGGCCACGTCGGGAGAGACCGGCAACTGCTAGCCGGCGCCGAAGGAGCAACCGCCCCGGAAACTCTCAGGCAAAAGGACCGCGTGGCTTTGACGACATCTGGAAAGAGGCGCCGACGGGTTTAGACCCGGATGGCACCCGCCGACGGGATAATACTCTCAGGCACAGCGACAGATGGGGCTTCGACTGGTTTGTCTCGGGGAATCGTCCCCGGGGAACCGCCGAGGGCCCCCCGATGCTTGCGCGTGACGACAAAGACTCCCTGAAACGTACCCCCCTCTACGACCTTCACGTCTCCCTGGGCGGCAAGATGGTGCCGTTCGCGGGCTATGACATGCCCGTGCAGTACCCCGCCGGCGTGCTGAAGGAGCACCTCCAGACCCGGGCCTCCGCCGGCCTGTTCGACGTCTCCCACATGGGCCAGATCGCGCTCCGGCCGAAATCCGGCAAGGTGGAGGATGCCGCCCGCGCGCTGGAGCGGCTGGGGCCACAGGACATCGTGGCGATTGCGCCAGGACGGCAGCGCTACGCCCAGTTCACGAATGCGGATGGCGGCATTCTCGACGATCTCATGGTCGCCAATTTCGGCGATCACCTGTTCCTGGTCGTCAACGCCGCCTGCAAGGAGGCGGACGAGGCCCATCTGCGCGCGAATCTCTCCGGCGACTGCGTCATAGAGTCCCTTGCCGACCGCGCGCTGATCGCGCTGCAGGGCCCCAAGGCGGAAGCCGCGTTGGCGAAATTCTGTGCAGCGGCGCCGTCCATGAAGTTCATGGATGCCGGCCCGCATGAGGTCGCCGGCCTCAACTGCTTCGTCTCGCGCTCCGGCTACACCGGCGAGGACGGATTTGAGATCTCGGTCCCCGCTGCGGACGCCGAGCGCCTAGCGAAGACGCTGCTGGAAAATCCCGATGTGATGCCGATCGGCCTTGGCGCCCGCGACAGCCTGCGGCTGGAAGCCGGGCTCTGCCTCTACGGCCACGACATCGACACCGCCACCACGCCGGTCGAGGCCGCGCTGGAATGGTCGGTGCAGAAGAGCCGCCGCAGTGGCGGCGCGCGCGCCGGCGGCTTTCCCGGCACTGAGGCGATCCTGGCGCATTTCGATCACGGCGCGGCCCGCCGTCGCGTCGGCCTGCGTGCCGAGGGCCGTGCGCCGGTGCGCGAGGGCGCGCTGCTGTTTGCCGATAGCGCCGGCGGCGAGGCGATCGGAAAGGTCACCTCGGGCGGTTTCGGGCCGAGCCTGAATGCGCCGGTCGCGATGGGCTACGTGCCCACGGCTCTGAGCGCGCTCGGCACAAAGCTCTTCGCCGAGGTGCGCGGCCAGCGGCTGCCGCTCACCGTGGCCGCCATGCCCTTCGTGAAGAACACCTACAAACGCTGAGGACTCCAGAATGACCACGACGCTGTACACCTCCGACCATGAATGGCTGGCGATCGACGGCGATGTCGCCACCGTCGGCATCACCGATTACGCCCAGCAGCAGCTCGGCGATGTCGTGTTTGTCGAGCTGCCCAAGATCGGCCGGGCGCTGAAGAAGGCGGAAGCCGCCGCTGTCGTCGAGTCCGTCAAGGCGGCCTCGGACGTGTACGCACCGATCTCCGGCGAAGTGCTCGAGACCAACGAGGCGCTGGCCGCCGAGCCGGCGCTGGTGAACTCGGACGCGCAAGGCGCGGCGTGGTTCTTCAAGATCAAGATCGCCGACAAGAGCGAGCTCGGCGGCCTCATGGATGAAGCCGCCTACAAGGCACATACGGCTTAAGGACGATGGAGCAAGCGATGACCGCGCACCGTAAATCCAGCGGCGACACCGCCGCCAGTTTCGTTCGTCGCCATATCGGCCCCTCAGTG encodes the following:
- the gcvH gene encoding glycine cleavage system protein GcvH codes for the protein MTTTLYTSDHEWLAIDGDVATVGITDYAQQQLGDVVFVELPKIGRALKKAEAAAVVESVKAASDVYAPISGEVLETNEALAAEPALVNSDAQGAAWFFKIKIADKSELGGLMDEAAYKAHTA
- the gcvT gene encoding glycine cleavage system aminomethyltransferase GcvT, producing MLARDDKDSLKRTPLYDLHVSLGGKMVPFAGYDMPVQYPAGVLKEHLQTRASAGLFDVSHMGQIALRPKSGKVEDAARALERLGPQDIVAIAPGRQRYAQFTNADGGILDDLMVANFGDHLFLVVNAACKEADEAHLRANLSGDCVIESLADRALIALQGPKAEAALAKFCAAAPSMKFMDAGPHEVAGLNCFVSRSGYTGEDGFEISVPAADAERLAKTLLENPDVMPIGLGARDSLRLEAGLCLYGHDIDTATTPVEAALEWSVQKSRRSGGARAGGFPGTEAILAHFDHGAARRRVGLRAEGRAPVREGALLFADSAGGEAIGKVTSGGFGPSLNAPVAMGYVPTALSALGTKLFAEVRGQRLPLTVAAMPFVKNTYKR